DNA sequence from the Hippopotamus amphibius kiboko isolate mHipAmp2 chromosome 1, mHipAmp2.hap2, whole genome shotgun sequence genome:
atTTCCCAGCGTAGTTCCTGCCTCAGACATGAAGATCGGCCCCTGTGGGCGTCCAGCCGACCCCTGCATCAGGTGCAGGAACGTCCGCATCGATCCAACAGCACCACCCAAAAGCATTCACCGGAACCCACTAGACTTGTTCCCAGTTCCACGTGTGTTCAAAGGACTCCTCCCCTAGACCAGGAACGGACTCCTTTCCCTTCGTGACCCCAGTGCCCAGCGGCATGTGTGACACTAGCAACCGTACTTGAGAGAAAGATGACAAAGTCTGCTCATCGCCCTCAGGCGAGCAGTCAGGAGAGCAAGGGCCCTCTGGCCCCTGCAAGGCCCCAAGGGACAGTTCTGGTCTGGTCCTCGCCCAAGGCTCCCCTAGCTGGCTACAACACTTGGTTCCAGATGCAAGGAGCACGGCTGAATCTCCTGGTCCAACAGACAGGAGTGGCCCCCCCAGGCCTCAGGGCCCTGGATGGAGCACTCAGGGAGTGGACATGGCTGGGCAGGATTTGTTCATCTAGTGGGGAATCGAGAAAGCAGGTAGCCGAGAGCTGCGTATTCTGTCTGAGGTACACGCattacagaaatgaggaagtaacACAAGGGGCTGGTGAGCAAAGACACTTTATTGTTTTGTGCGTTGTCTAGAGGCCGCTGGGCTCACTGATTTCCTCCAGAACAGAGTGGCGCTCCGTGGCTGTGTTTGTGGTAGTCTGTGGCTATGTCCCCCAGCAAGGACAGGAACTCGGAAAACTCAATCCTcttgtccttattcttgtcctttttCTCAAAGACCGTGCACAAGTAATCCTTGCCCCTTTGCTCCTGTGGGAAAAGACAGCAAAGAAGGCACGTTCAGTCCCACAAGAGCTATgaggtgggagaagagggaggggcagagacagagaaaagaggacCCAGAGCAGCAGAGATGTGGCGGGTGTGGCACTGACGGAGGGGCAGAGTGGGATGCGGTGAGGACACTGCCATGGCCGTGCAGCTCACTGAGGGAGAGTCCTTGCCCGAAATGTGAACTTGGACGAGAGACCTCACAGGGGTGAGGAGGCTGTGCCCAGAGCTGCGCTGATCCGTGTGCCGGTGGGGTggtctccagccccagccccaccccccaccccccttcaagGCTACCACCTATGTACGTTCTAATCAGAGGCTCAAAACAAGCCCTACTCATCTCTCATCTATCTGTCGATCTCTCTATCAACTATCTAAgcactttgctgtgcacttgaaagtA
Encoded proteins:
- the LOC130846482 gene encoding protein S100-A7-like, translated to MGSTRAEKCVTDIINLFHKYSGCDDTIEKPDLLRLLKEEFPNFLCACEQRGKDYLCTVFEKKDKNKDKRIEFSEFLSLLGDIATDYHKHSHGAPLCSGGNQ